The DNA sequence GTTACCTAAGTGGCAGGGTGCTTCTATTGTCCACTGTATGCAGCAGATAAAAAAGGGATGGTTGCCCGCAGGCCCCATCCCTATTTTTGCGAAACAGCCCGCATCCAGCTATTCAGAGTAGTTGCCGACTCGAACAGTTGCCTGCGGAGCCGATAGCCCTTACTTACGTTTGCGCGACGCGACGCCGAGTCCGATCGAACCCAGGCCCAGCAAGCCGATCAGCGGCAGGGGCGAAGCGGTTTGCGGCAGGCCGCCGCGGCTCTTCTTGCTCTTGGTCGCGGTCGTGTCGCTCGCATTCGCGTTCTGATCGCTGGAACTGGTGGCCGCGTTGCCGGCGTTCTGGTCCGTGGTGGTTGTCGTTGTCGTCGTCTGGTTATTCTGGCTGGACGAAGGGTTCTGCGAAGAGCTGGCCGCGTTCTGGTTCGGGCTCGAGGTGCTCGAGCTGCTGGTCTGCGCCACTGCCATGCCCACCGCGAAAATTACTACGACTAAGAGAAGCAGAATCTTCCTCATTTTTTCTCCTCAGGTTTGTGGGATTTTCCGATACCGTCTTTAGACCTCCCACGTCAGGGCGGGGTTTGCTACCGCCGGCCTGAATTCGAGAGCTGCCGGCCGTGGTTGCTTCCGCTTGGTTGCGGCGCTTTTTTCCTTCTGTGCAGCGGCTATAATCGAGGTGACTTGACCTGCTTCTCGCGTATTTTCGCCCTGATTTTGGTGCTGCTTCCCCCGCTCGGCGCCGGCGCCCAGACGCGTCCGGCCAATCTTTCAGCCCAGACCCTGCTCGTTCTTCCCTTTGAAAACGAATCCAAGGCGCCTGGTCTGGAATGGATCAGCGAATCGTTTCCTGAGCTCCTCGGGCGACGGCTTGCCTCCCCGCAGCTGTATATCTTGTCGCGCGAGGACCGCAACATTGCCTTCGACCGCGCCGGCATTCCCGCCAACGTCCATCTTTCGCACGCCACGCTTTATCGCATCGCCGAGCAGATGGACGCCGATTTCGTCGTGCTCGGCTCCTACAGCTTCGACGGCCAGACCTTCACCGCTCGCGCACGATTGCTGGACATGAAAGCGCTCCGCCTCTCTGCGGAACAAAGCGAATCCGGCGCCCTCGTCAAGCTCATCGACGTCCAGAGCGCCCTCGCCTGGGACCTGCTGCGCCTTATCCATCCTGAACTGCTGCCTTCCCGCGACCGCTTTTTGGCCTCCGCGCCTTCCATCCGTCTCGATGCGTTGGAAAACTACGTTCGCGGCGTGGTTGCCACCTCGCGTCCTGACAAGATCCGGCGCCTTCACGAAGCCATCCGCCTTAGTCCCGATTACACCCTCGCCATGCTTCAGCTCGGCCGCACCTATTTCGACGGACGAGACTACGAGCAGGCCGCCACTTGGTTTGGCCGCGTTCCCCACAACGATCCCGGCGCCCGCGAAGCCGGCTTCTATCTCGGCCTGGCCACTTACTACCTTGGCGATTTCGCCAGGTCCGAAGAGGCGTTCTCTTTCGTAGCGTCCCGTCTGCCGCTCACCGAGGTTTTCAACAATCTCGGCATCGTTGCCGGACGCCGCGGCAAGCGCGCCGAGATCGAATATTTGCAGAAAGCGGTCAAGACAGATCCCAACGATCCCGACTACCACTTCAACCTCGGCATCGCGCTCTACAAGGCTGGGGACATCGCCGGCGCCACGCGCCAGTTAAGGGATACGCTGGGCCTGCATCCGGCGGATTCGGAGGCCAAAGCGCTTCTCGATAGCATCGCTCTCGCCGGCGTCACCCGCGGTTCCGATCCCAGCGGAGTCGCGCGAGTCTCCGATGCGGGTCGCGCCAAGGTTCCACTCCAGCGCATCAAGCGCAATTACGACGAGACATCGTTCCAGCAACTGGCGCTCGAGATTCAAAACGCCACCGAGCAGCGCCTCTCCCGGGCTGACCCGCGCACTCATGCCGCGTTTCACGTCACCCGGGGCCGCGAGTACCTGGCGCAGGGCTTCAAGGCGGAAGCCGAACGGGATTTCCGCGAGGCGGTTCAACTCGACCCCACCAGCGTCGAGGCGCATCTCGGACTCGCCTATTGCCTGGAGGACATCAGCGATGCCTCGGCGCGTGCCGAGGCGGAGACCGCCCTCCGTCTGCAGCCTATTTCCACCGACGCACTGCTGGTCCTCGCCCGTCTCGACCTGAAATCCAACCAGCGCCAGGCCGCCGAAGAGACCGTGGATCGCGTGCTCGTGCTCGAACCGAACAACTCCGCCGCGCTCGCCCTCAAGCGCACCATTGCAGAAAAGGAATTGAAATGAAGACTGCGGAAGTCAGAATGAATGGCGAACTCACTTCTCGCTCTCACCTCGGTCCTAACGGAGCGGTTATACGTCAATCGTCATTCTTCTTGACTGTGCTGCTGCTCCTGTCCGCCGCCGTCACGGCCCGCGCCGACGTCCTCCGACTCGACATCAACGACACCATTCACCCCATCACGCTGGAATACATCACCCGCGCCATTGAAACCGCCAAGACCGAGCACGCTGACGCCATCCTCATCCGCCTTTCTACGCCCGGCGGCCTGGCTGAATCGACGCGCGAGATCATCCAGCAAATCGTCGCCTCGCCCGTGCCTGTCATCATTTACGTCGGCCCCAGCGGCGCGCGCGCCGCCTCGGCCGGCTTCTTCATCCTGGAATCCGCCGATGTCGCTTCCATGGCCCCCGGCACCAATACCGGCGCTGCCCATCCGGTGACGATCGGTGGCGGACAGCCCGACAAGATCATGTCGGAAAAAATCGAGAACGATTCCGCCGCCCTCATGCGTTCCGTGGTCGCCAAGCGCGGACGCAATGTTGAGATCGCCGAGAGCGCGGTGCGCCAATCCAAGTCCTTCACCGATCAGGAAGCGCTCCAGGACAAGCTCATCGACCTGGTCACCCCCAACGAGCGCGATCTCCTCACTCAGCTCGATGGCCGCACCATCACCCGCTTCAATGGCGACAAGCTCACTCTTCATCTTGCCAACAAGCCAGTGCGCCAATTCGACATGACGCTCAAGCAGCGCATCCTCGCTTACCTCATGGATCCCAACATCGCCTTCGTGCTGCTCGCCATCGGGCTGCTGGCGCTCTACGTCGAATTCAACCACCCGGGCGCGGTCGTACCCGGCGTGGTCGGCTTCTTCTTCGTTGTGTTGGCTGTTTTTGCCCTGAATATCCTGCCGGTGCGTTACGCCGCGCTTGCTCTCATCCTGGTCGCGTTCGTCTTCTTCGCTCTGGAGGCGAAGTTCGCCTCGCACGGCATCCTCACCATCGCCGGCATCGTCTCTATGGTGTTGGGCGCTCTGCTGCTGGTGGATGCGCCGATCCCGCAGATGCGCGTCCGCCTCTGGACCGCCCTCGCCGTCGCCGTTCCGCTCGGCCTCATCACGACATTCCTGATGGGTATTGCGCTCAAGGCCCGCCACAACAAGATCGCCACCGGCGTGCAAGGCCTGATCGGCGAGATCGCCATCGCGCGCACCGTGCTGGCGCCGCAGGGCAAGGTGTTCGTGCACGGGGAATTGTGGAACGCTATCTCGTCTGCTCCGGTTGAAGCCGGCGCTGAGGTCCGCATCCGCGCCGTCTCTGACCTCCACCTGGAAGTTGAGCCCTTGACCGGCATCGAGCGCAACCCGCGCCAATACGTCACACCCTTCGCCAAGCCCTGATTAGCCGCGCGGTCGGCGCTCGCTTCACTGTTCGGCGTCGTACACGACCATTCTCGCCACTGGTCTTCCCTTCTCCTGTTCTTCCGGTGCATAAACGCGGTGCGTTCGTGGATCGACGGCAATGCTGTGCACCTTGCGTTCCACCGGGAAGTCTTCCAACTTCCGGTAGTGGTCGGCGTCGTCCTGTTGGATCACGGCAATCGCTCCGCTATAACACGCGACATAAATGCGGCGCAGCCCCGGGTCGAACTTCACGACATCGCCCCCGGCCGGAATCGCGAGGGTCGCGATTGCCTTGTGCTTTTCCAGGTCGAAGACTGCCACGCGGTCGTTGCCCTCGCACACCAGGAATGCGCGCCGGCGCTCCTGGTCGAGCGTAATCCCGTGATTATCCTTGCAGTCCGGGACCGGATAGCGCGCTGTAACGGTGTCGCTTGCCGGGTCAATCTCCGCGATCGTGTCCTGGTCCTGCAGATTGACCAGCACCTTCCTTGATATCGGGTCGTACACCGGCGTGCCCATTTCGCTCTCGAAGCGCATTGTCTTGACGACTTTGTCGGTGGTGACGTCGATCACCGATTCTGTTTTCCCGCGCTCGTTCGACACATAAAGCTTGTGGAACGGGGCAGCGTAGGTGCTTCCGTCGGGCTTGTCGTCCACCGCAATCTTCGCCGTCACTTTCATCTGCTTGAGGTCAACGACGCCCACCTTGTTCTCATACCAGTCGGAGGTGTACGCCTTCTTCAGTTCCGGGACATATTCAACTCCCTCGCTTCCGGGTAGATCGGGAATCGATTGCACCACGCGATTGGTCTTGAGGTCGATCACGTACAGCAGTCCGGCCCCGAGGTGGGACGCCAGAAGGTAGTTGTCGTCAAAGTCGATCGTCATGTAGTCAAAGCGTTTTCCGACCGGACCCGGAAGATCGATGACGGCGACTCTTTTCAGCGTCGTCCCCTTGCTCGGGCGCTGCGAGTACCCGGGAACCGCCAGCGTCAGCAGGATGAGAGCAAGAAGTGTCAATCTGTGTTTCATTGGTTTCGCACAATTCCGGCCCGCGTCACGAATCCTACGCTCGCAGGTTACTTTCGGCCAATGGCTTCGAGCCGCACAGCGTTACACCTTCGCGAATTTCATGCCCCCCGCAAAGTCGATAAGCTGTAGCTTTGACGAGGGTGAAATGTCGATATCCAAAAAGAATCTTCTTGTGTGTGCCGTTCTATTCGTGACCACAGCCGCCATCGCGCAGCGCAGCCCCAGTCCAGCCCTGAACCAATCGGGACTTTACGAGTACACCACCCTGGGCGCGGGGCACGATTCCTCCGCCGGATGGTCCAGCGTAATGAGTTCGGCCGTCGGCTATAGCTTTACTCCGGCTGTCTCCATCGAGGCGGGCATCCCCTTTTACCTGGTGACGACCACGCAGGCGCTATCCACCACCGGCGCCACCAGCACTACGCATGCTGGTTCACTGGGCGATGTCTTCCTCAATCTCAACGCCCACAAAGATTCCAGCGCGATTAACTATGCCACCGGCCTCACCTTCACGGCGCCTACCGGCGACACCAGCACGGGCGTCAGCACCGGGCGCGCTACCGCGACTTGGAATAACCGCCTGGAGCACGGCTTCGATCACCTCACGCCTTTCGGCGAAGCTAGCCTGGGCAACAGCTTGACGAGCACTCGCCGCTATCGCCGCGACTACACCACCTTGGGTGCTGTATCCGAATTTCGCGGCGGAGTTGGTATCGACTTGCTCAAGAACCTGGGTTTGGAGACATCCGCCTTTGCCGACGTCGGCTACGGCAACCAGAAGATCTTCAGCCGAACCGTTCGCAAAGGCGCCCTCGGAGTTGCAGGGGTTCCCAAGCACAACCGCGCCTTCGACACTGCCTATCTGACGACTGGCACGGCCAGCCTGGTCAACGACAACGGCCTCACTGCCGACCTGTCTTGGAATCCGACCGCGCGCCTGAATTTTGACTTGGCGTATAACCACAGCCTGCATTTCGCGACCGACTCGGTTTCGGCCGGCATCGGCTTCCGCCTCGGACACGTTGCTGCGAAGCCCCGCTGACGCAATGATTCGCGCGTTAAGCGGCTTCCGCTGAGTGTAGCGGCAGAATATCGGCGGATTGAAATCAGCCGCTACGCAAGAACAGTCTATTTTGTGTTTAGTTGGATTTGCCCTTAGCCCGGGCGATGCGTTGGTCGATGGGCTTGCGGCCGGCGAAACCTTCCTCGACCCCGTGCCAGTGCGTGATGCGCTCTTCGCCCAGCTTCCAGCACAACAGGATGGTCTCACCCTCAACCACACAGGGAAAATCCAGCAGGCCGCTGTCCATGTCCTTCACCTGTACGCCGGTGGACTCGATTTCGGCGAGCGAGTCCTTGATCTGCTGCAACGACTTGTCGCTTTCGGCGCGGCGGCGGGCCAGCGCGACGACATCGACTTCCAATCCTCCGCTGAGAAAAATGCGGTGGTTCAGCTTCTGGAACTCCGCCTCGATCTCCTCCACCCGCTGCTTGGCTTCCATGCCGCGGCGGAGGAGGGATTGGAGCACCGGCAGCAGCGCGTGCGCTTCGTCGAGACTAAAGGTGCGTTTGGACACGAAAGGTAGATTAACACTCGCCGCGTACTTTGGAACCGGCGGCTTTGGGCGGCACTACCCAAATCCATTTATGAGATAACTTCGCCCCTCCTACTACAACTCGCGCAATGCAACCGCCACCCGGGCGCGGGCGGCGCGGAATGCGGGGGGAACTCCGCCGACGATGCCCATCAGCAGCGCAAAAATTACTCCGCCCGCCAGCAGTGCGGGGGTGACCCGAAACGCGAACGCCATGTGCGAAAACGTTTGCCAGTTCATTGTCCCGGTAGTCAGCCCGTTAAGCGGCAGGACGGCAAGGCAGCCCAGCACGCCGCCGACGAGCGCGATACACAGCGCTTCAAAAACGAAGGACGACACCACGCTGCCCGCCCCAAATCCCAGGGCGCGCATGGTGGCAATTTCGCGGGACCGCTCCGCCACTGCCGAGTACATGGTATTGAGCGCGCCAAACACCGCGCCTACGCCCATTACCACCCCCACCATGGTTCCGAGCACCAGGATCAGGCGCGTGAGCGTGCGCGATTGCTTGTCGTAGTATTCAATCTCGCGGTCCACTTGCACCGTCAGCCGCGG is a window from the Terriglobales bacterium genome containing:
- a CDS encoding DUF2203 domain-containing protein; this translates as MSKRTFSLDEAHALLPVLQSLLRRGMEAKQRVEEIEAEFQKLNHRIFLSGGLEVDVVALARRRAESDKSLQQIKDSLAEIESTGVQVKDMDSGLLDFPCVVEGETILLCWKLGEERITHWHGVEEGFAGRKPIDQRIARAKGKSN
- a CDS encoding YncE family protein yields the protein MKHRLTLLALILLTLAVPGYSQRPSKGTTLKRVAVIDLPGPVGKRFDYMTIDFDDNYLLASHLGAGLLYVIDLKTNRVVQSIPDLPGSEGVEYVPELKKAYTSDWYENKVGVVDLKQMKVTAKIAVDDKPDGSTYAAPFHKLYVSNERGKTESVIDVTTDKVVKTMRFESEMGTPVYDPISRKVLVNLQDQDTIAEIDPASDTVTARYPVPDCKDNHGITLDQERRRAFLVCEGNDRVAVFDLEKHKAIATLAIPAGGDVVKFDPGLRRIYVACYSGAIAVIQQDDADHYRKLEDFPVERKVHSIAVDPRTHRVYAPEEQEKGRPVARMVVYDAEQ
- a CDS encoding tetratricopeptide repeat protein; translation: MTCFSRIFALILVLLPPLGAGAQTRPANLSAQTLLVLPFENESKAPGLEWISESFPELLGRRLASPQLYILSREDRNIAFDRAGIPANVHLSHATLYRIAEQMDADFVVLGSYSFDGQTFTARARLLDMKALRLSAEQSESGALVKLIDVQSALAWDLLRLIHPELLPSRDRFLASAPSIRLDALENYVRGVVATSRPDKIRRLHEAIRLSPDYTLAMLQLGRTYFDGRDYEQAATWFGRVPHNDPGAREAGFYLGLATYYLGDFARSEEAFSFVASRLPLTEVFNNLGIVAGRRGKRAEIEYLQKAVKTDPNDPDYHFNLGIALYKAGDIAGATRQLRDTLGLHPADSEAKALLDSIALAGVTRGSDPSGVARVSDAGRAKVPLQRIKRNYDETSFQQLALEIQNATEQRLSRADPRTHAAFHVTRGREYLAQGFKAEAERDFREAVQLDPTSVEAHLGLAYCLEDISDASARAEAETALRLQPISTDALLVLARLDLKSNQRQAAEETVDRVLVLEPNNSAALALKRTIAEKELK
- a CDS encoding nodulation protein NfeD; this translates as MKTAEVRMNGELTSRSHLGPNGAVIRQSSFFLTVLLLLSAAVTARADVLRLDINDTIHPITLEYITRAIETAKTEHADAILIRLSTPGGLAESTREIIQQIVASPVPVIIYVGPSGARAASAGFFILESADVASMAPGTNTGAAHPVTIGGGQPDKIMSEKIENDSAALMRSVVAKRGRNVEIAESAVRQSKSFTDQEALQDKLIDLVTPNERDLLTQLDGRTITRFNGDKLTLHLANKPVRQFDMTLKQRILAYLMDPNIAFVLLAIGLLALYVEFNHPGAVVPGVVGFFFVVLAVFALNILPVRYAALALILVAFVFFALEAKFASHGILTIAGIVSMVLGALLLVDAPIPQMRVRLWTALAVAVPLGLITTFLMGIALKARHNKIATGVQGLIGEIAIARTVLAPQGKVFVHGELWNAISSAPVEAGAEVRIRAVSDLHLEVEPLTGIERNPRQYVTPFAKP